Within the Triplophysa dalaica isolate WHDGS20190420 chromosome 2, ASM1584641v1, whole genome shotgun sequence genome, the region CTCAGCAACGCCACCTCCTATTTGTTGAAGCGTCTGAAAATGCAAAACGCGGTATTTTATGGGTCGACCTTACGCATGCGCACAGCCGATAGTTTTGTTTGAAGGAGTTCTCGTAGCCAGGGAAGACTGGACTGAATTTGCCCGGAAAGAGTGGCTTCAACACTAGGTTGCCAACAAACATCATAATTTAAAGGAGCATATGAGTGGAAACCGCTCGTTTTTGAACCTCAGTTCATATCTAAGAGGTGCATAGCTGCTTAATGTATTACTATCACCATGTTAGGGCATTATCCAAACGTGGAAAAATCGCAGCTTGTCAACTACGTGGAGGATTATTTGGAATGTGTTGAATCGCTGCCTTTGGACATACAGAGGAATGTTTCATTGTTACGCGAGATCGACACAAAGTATCAAGGTAACGTTACGCGAAACATTTGTGAGAGCTGCCAGTATACAACGAAGTATTTTTCAGTACGATTTACGTATACCGgctttgtttaatttcttttaacaccaaaaacatttttattcggCTTGTTGTTAGTGTTACTAATGCTGGACACACTCGCTGTGTTTTAGTTAAATTGCGTCTTTCGCATATTCAGCTATGTTTGTTCTAGTAGCAACACTATCCTACCACCAGTGATCAGCCATTTTGACTAGTGCTTGCTCTCTGTACTGTTGTTGGGCTGCGCTCTTTCTAAACGCATCGCTTTAGTTACCATAGTATCTGCTACATTACGACGTAATGGTTCATTCTGTGCCCCTGTGTTTTGTTCGAACGGAGCTAAAACGGCGACGGCTTGATGCCGACGCCTAGTAATGCTTTGCagttatgttttgctttggCGGACTTTGCAGTTTGCAAATGAATGTTGCCGTGCAAATGTATTTCTGTGCAACGAGAAAGCGTTTATTAAACGTTTCGGATCACCGTTTTGTTCCGCGTGTTATTATGAGACAGAGGTACACGTACGTATGTTCTGGCAGGTAGGTAGACTACTTGTAGGGTTTTGTTACAAAGCGTGAGAGGTAGCCCAGACATGCAAAAAACCAAACAATCGAttgtagtgtttttaaatgtggctTTGTAAAACGTTTTGGGCGTTCAGCGTCTACAAATGTATTGCAATTCTATGATTCAACCCACAACCTAACGTTTTTTCATTCACGCTTCTCTGTTTTCTGAACCACTCAGAGGTCCTCAAGGAGGTGGATGAGATATATGAAAAGTACAAAAAGGAGAGTGACAGTGCCCAGCGCAAACGACTGCAGATTCAATTGCAGCGTGCTCTCATCACCAGTCAGGAGCTTGGAGATGAGAAAATCCATGTGGTCACACAGATGATGGAGGTTGTGGAGAACCGCTCGCGCCAGATTGAGGCCCACTCGCCCAGCTTCTTGGAGGCAGGAGAAACGGAGCGACCTGTGGAGAAGGTGAGGCACGATCCTGCGACCACCTCTGCCAACGTTTTGCCCGAACGCTCTTCAGCGCGGCGACCCAGACGTCAGCGGAACAGCGAGAGCCGTGACACCTGTCATGGTGCCAATGGTGCCCTGGAAGACCTGGGCGAAGAACCTACGCAGCAGCCCCGAGAGAAAAAGTCCAAGTCGGCCAAGAAGAAGAAACGCTCCAAGGCCAAGCAAGAACGAGAAGCGTCCCCGGTCGAATTCACCATAGATCCCAATGAGCCCACCTACTGCCTTTGTGAACAGGTGTCCTATGGAGAGATGATTGGCTGCGACAATGAGCAGTGTCCTATTGAGTGGTTCCACTTTTCATGCGTTGGACTCACCTACAAACCCAAAGGTAAATGGTATTGCCCCAAATGCAGGGGTGACAATGAAAAGACTATGGAAAAAAGTGCAGATAGGGCCAAGAAGGATCGGCGGTCCAGGTAGTGCCTTCCAGAAGATGTGCtatgttaatattaaagattgtttaaatgaaatatgcCTGTATGGGGACTGGCGATTTTTGGGTTTAACTTATGTTAAGGTTCTCCTCATGCACTTAGCTGAAAAGTTTCCGAACAGGTGCTGTTGTTGCTAATGCATTAGGATGGATGGTGAAATGATGAccaacagatttatttaaccaTGGAAACACAGATGTTTAAGATACTGCCACTAAGTCCCTAAGACAATGAAGAGTtctttttccaaatgttttacTCTAAATTGTTGCTTTCACTAAGCCTCTAAAGTTCATATATTGGAAGTCACCCAGGCCAGGGTAATAAAAGTTGTTAAAAAGAGGCACATGATCAAAATGCACAACGTTCTGTCCACatcttttttctatttttgcatttcttgtTCTTTCATTCCACACTTTAGCAAGCATATGGGATAAAACACCTCCGAAATGTCTTCCAGTGAAAGAACAAATTCACTTTCTTTGTTACAATTTTGgagtgatgtttttttgttaatttttgtgAAGTTTCatctatttaaataaatcaatgctTGTTCTGTCTCGAATTGGCTTGTGGTTATAAGTATAAATCAGTTGCTTATATACGAGACAGTCCATATTTTATGTACAGAtagtatgtataaaatattagaCTCATTAACCATTCAGTTTTGGACACACTGAATTTGTTTCTACTGATATTTAAGACTCTGGAGGCATATGCCTTTTTACAAGTATATAAACTGTGTGTTATCATTttccaaattaaatatttattttaaactgaataaGCGTGATTAGATTAAAGATATAAGCTGTATAATggggaaaaaaactaaatcagcAGTTCTGTCAAATTTTTGACTGGTACTGAATAGCGCACTACACTgcaaacactggtccagaaccggtttatttatagtttatttattatagttataaatgtaacttttatttgtttatcttgtATAATTAAATCCTAAAGATAATCTTTCAAAGTTGACTATATTTGGGGAAATAGGATTATCGCTGTAGTGGGATATAATTAATAACTCTTTCGTTGATGTCCTTCTCTATGTCTGGAAGCTATTATAGTTGTTGTATTCCAACTAAGGTcctctaaaaaaaaatgatattttgagtGAGTGATTTTTGAACTAGGTTGGAAAAAAAGGGTTGGTAATAAAAATTTTccatttttgcatgttttagtTTTTGCTGTGTTGAGGGAAGTCTggtacaagatctgcagattctgtagccatcttaaAGAAacctctgaaaacacatctctttcctcaacacctgactgatcagttgacttctatttcttctctactctataaaaaaaaatctaatttagctCTGTAAACTGTGTTAGATTATATGAGACcattcttcttttttgattgcacttatgcttttgttgtccttatgctgtcccaattgcttccattgcttaccccacctgtacgtcgctttggataaagcgtctgctaaatgactaaatttaaatgtaagtcCGTATAATCTTATGACAATATTTGAGATGCCAATAAGCAATTTTTTAACTATCCAGTGAGGCGTTCCTGAAAATTCATTTAGAAACAGGAATGTATAGTCCCAGCACTATAATTTGCAATTTGAACTGACATTAGTCATTCCAGGGTCAATGTGAGCTCAACAACAAATAATGTTCATCACATCGGTTATGTGACATACCCGTGTAAGTTTAAGGGTTAGTCAGCTGAAAACCCCAactttttgttacaaaaacgTAACCATAACAACTCACTCTATGAAGATAACCTGCTCCGGGGCCCGTTATGTTCCAGGGTTagttcattttaaggaaatgttaCTTAACTTTAGGGGTTGTCTacgcatgtttgttttttcgaTGAGCGTCTCGTGGGCGTGAAAGCACAGATTActtataaaaaatgatgataTAACAGCtattttacaattacatttccaatATCACCCATCACAATTCAGCAttcacatttaattgaattattaacttcattatttaatcttttaaaatgaaataatcttcaaaataaaatattgtaaactgttattgttaaaaatgtctTCCTCATCCTCAGCCTCCTCATACAGTTAAATATTGAAAGGCCTTTTTCCAAATTACAATTAGACTTTCAGGATAGGCCGTTTCCACCTCTTTTAGCATTTGGAAAGCCATGGCATTTTTGCAAACAAAGTcacaagaaagaaacaaaatgtatgtgtatttgaaagGGATATATAGCTACATGATACATCGGACATGTGACTggcctaacattttaaacctctaccTCTGTCAAAGCAGACCTTCATCCTCTGCTGCAAATTAATTATGATTCATAGTGTAGTGTACTGAAAAGCATTACACAATTTTTATACAATAAAGCTGATACAATGCAAATTCAATTAtcagaaaaccaaataaaggtagattttttttaagaacataCAGAAAAGGAACAAAAAGGAGGTTTACTTCAAAATAAGCAATGTGATCAAATCCtcatacaaaacacaattttggtaaaatacCATGGTAAACCCATGGTAAactacaaacatctcaacaaatctacagTTTACATAACAAAGATTGGCATGAccagtatatattttaaatattatagtataaaaagagtgcatataattaaaatatttaataaaataatgaacagCCTATAAAacgtttatagttttataaacacgtaatttaaataattttatgatttttaatcCCGCATTTTATACACTGAAGCAAATATAagtcttctgtgaaaaaaactCTGATCTAAACGttgttttacagtcaaaaactttaagcttcccgaccgtttccatggtgactcgTGAAATCTGTGATCAATTGACAATGTCTTCATGTTGATTAAACCTTCTCTTCAAACGGGTTCTGGAACCGACATAGGTAAGGTTTGGGTTAGCTGACCGTAAATTAACCCTGTTTTCTGGAATACCCCCGGATTTCCTAATTATCTTATGTATAGTTGAAGAGAATAAAGAACAGTCCTGCCAGCAGATGTCACCAACAAGTAACCATCCAAGGTAAGTCTGATCTGTTGATTTGTTTAATGATCTCAGCAGACTAAATGGAAATAAAGACTAACATTCCTCTgtgatattatttatattttttataaagctgATTATATCAATGGGTCACAATGAAACAATATGTGTGTTAGTGTACTCCTGTTAGTAactactaataaaaataaaatattaagtcACATGCAAAATGAGTGAATAACATCTCATTTAACTGTAACAGCTACAGGAAAAGCAATCATTGTGTGATGAAAGAATGAGTGTAGTCCTGTTAGTAACtatactaataaaaataaaatattaagtcACATTCAAAAGGTGTTAATAACATCTCATTTAACTATATTAGCTACAGAAAAAACAATCTTTGTGTGAATTAAGAATGACCTGCATATTTAATACAAGAACACATTAGACAGGTAAGTGACCAGCTCTTTCAAGCATGACAAATACttgtaaatgtgtatttattctGGGTTACACAGTAATCAGGTTTACTCTATAACCTAGGATTTTTTGTGTTAACGTTTCACACAATCTATGAATCCCGCTACGGGTTAATAAGTATCCAACCACTCCACTAAGTCTACCTTGTAATGTTAAATGCAACACACATATTATTTCTCATCCCACGTAGATGTTTCAAAAGAATTGTTATCTTGAGGTTAACTTTGCTTGTGGGAGTTTTTATTGCAACCCCTGGTCACCACAatcattatttaaagttttactttatttatatgaCATATAGGAATGTCTAGTCTGTTTCATATCTGACCTGTTTCTCTCACCCTTATCtatgtgctttaaatgttttgcttatagtcacaATTCTTTATGttcagctgctttgtaacaatgaaaattgtcagaagcgctatataaataaagttgacttgacttgaccATTTTAAAAGAGTTGGTATTCTCTCTAGTGATACTGAAATCACTGAATAGGAGGAAATACCCTGAAAACTAGGGGAACGGATATCTGACACCAAGTCCTGATTGCTCTCTTTCTGTTCAATGGAGGTTATTTGATGAAGGAGGTCTTAAGAAAGCGAATGCAAATAAAGCCGGATCTAGATTCTTTTCAGATTAtaattcacaaacacacaatctatTAATTTATCAAAATAGTTATGTACCACAAAATGATAGTGTGTTAATTAATTACgtatttgtgtaagtgtgaaaCCATATAACAGATGAATTCTCATcgttttgtatacattttttatttatggagACCTTTAtagtttaaaatgaacaattaacAATTTATGAATTTGCTATAAAAAGATATTCATTTAGAAAGACTATAATATAACTTATGCAAAGGCTGTGGTTACATTAAAGGGATTTTAAACACCCTCAGTacaaatctgtatgattttatttcttctgtaaaatacaaaagaagatattttggaaaacgttgataaccaaacaatttGTGACGGCATTGACATTCACAATATTGGCATCTGCAGAattgacacgagggtgaataagatcatttttgggtgaactatccctttaacaggaGGAAAACATTTGTAGCCCACACAGGGATAGCCTGCCGCATCGCATCTTTCATGTCCACCCTATGATTTAAAGTGCTTTTGAGCTAATCGGTGACCGCCAGCTCGCGCTCTGCTTTTTCCAATGTTCACCTGTTGCGTGGTTCATGCACCGCACTCGCCATGTTTTGAAGGCCGCCTGTAGGTGGAGTCAGGAAGACATCTGGTGATCCACTCGCGCTCCGTCGCTGCGCTTCTCGCACGTCCAGTCTGATCTGCCGCACCGGGCACCGGCGCACGAGCCAGACGCCTTCGAAACGAGTTACGGCTGTGAGTCTGACCTGTCAAACGCAAACATGCGGTCTTTATGAATGGTCAATAGTATACAAGGTAAAAATATACTAAAACGGACTGGGAGGCAACGTTGCAGCGCACCAAAAGAAGACATGAATAAGAAGGAATGAAGTCATCTGCGGTGTATGGCCATCAAACATCACCAATGAATGCAGTAATCGATCAAGCCACCGCTAAAGAGGCCTCGATGCTGGCCAGCCGTCTGGAGGAATCGCTCTCGCACTACGCGCTTTCTTTCGCTCCTATGCGCAGAAAGCCGTGGGAGAGGTGTGGAAAGAGGCAGGTTGGGATCTATTAATACAGACAGCCCTATTGATTATTCAGCTCTATCGATCAGTGCAGTGCCCAGTCTTTATTGTCCACTGGACCGTTGGCATCAGGCTATGGGCTCACCATACGGAAGGCAGCATTGTGACCATTTATTGTATGCATAAATGACATTGGCGTCTCACTCGCGTAGCATGCTGGTGGACCCTCCGCCGTCACGCGGAGCGCTTCGGCTCCTGGAAACAAACCCAAACTGAACTACGGGTGCGATGTGCTCGTTTTGGCAATTTAATAAGGTGCGCAATAAAACACCGTGTGAGTGCCGCGGAGGAGCTTCGGACGGGGACACAATCCGCGCCGTGGCCTGTGTGTGAAACGCGCAGGAGAATGGAGAAGTTCCTGCAGATAGCGCCCCATTCCCTGGCCATAGTGCTGTCACGGGTCAGCACCGAGGAATCGCCCGCGGTCACGGAGAAGCTTCAGCACCACCACACCGGTTATGAGATATTCGCCGACTTCAAAGCGGAGAACATGCAGCACTTCTGGAATAAGAAAGTCACGGACGCCATATCGGAGACGTTTTTCTTGGGCTGGATAGATGAACATGTTCTACTCATTCAAGGCAAGGAGGATCATTTGGAGGTACTGAGGGAAGGATGGACACGGAGGGCCCTGAAACCACCTCGGGGATTCGAGATCAAGTGTATAGGTAAGCCTGTTTATACATTTATCCGAGATCTTTCTTAGGTTGCAGAATGTTTTACATCTGTCTAGCGGAGAGCAACATGTAGTTCAGTTCATTCATAAAGAAAAGGGCTAACATCGTTTGTAAATAGATTTTGAGCTACAGTGATGTGTAGGTGCACATGTTTTCATGGGAATATAAATTTCTACCTCCTCGTCATGAACATTCCAGTGAAGTTCACTTGCAAGCCCAACATGCAGAGGAAAACAGCATGGGGTGCGTACTGGGATTCCCCAACATGCAGTGCGGTCCTGTGAAGATACAATTTGTAtgttacacacatacacttacCCATATTCATATCTGATGTCTGAATGGCAGTTCTCTCTGCACAATCTGACAACCTTGGACTAATGATTGTGACAACAAGTATTTACCATGAAATTTGCTGTATAGGCTTTGTAACCGGCCAATAAGGTTTACAATTATGTCtctcattatatatatatatatatatatatatatatatatacttctTCACATTCTTTGCTTTAACACACTCTCAATAATATTGATGTTTGCTTGAAGAAACAGGTTTAAAGTTAGAGCAGTCCTTTGAATCTCCATCATTCAAAGTTTGAATAGTTGTTCTTAATCTCTGTGGATTGTTCTAGTCACACTGTAAACAAATTCAATTTTCAAAATGTgctccctacaaagataaataagtaacttgaacatagaATTTTTAGTTAAAAGagtcaaattattgttttttatttacgttACAAAGTTAGgccaaacatgtttttaacgaagattattttgttgactaaAGTGTTTTTCCAAAATGTCAGAAAGTTTGccaaatttacaaaacagtttattcTGAACAAAAAATCTTGCAAGAGTTTGCAAGTTCCCAGGATGCACTGCATCATGTTCAATTCtatatttcttatttgtttttcctttaaagattggtgttttagttcttgctggccTAATTTATACGTTAATATCGTTGttactgttgtgttttttaatggaggatggtttttgattgttaccatggttgaggtttgtgtgttcaatgttgaggtgtaAGTGCATGACCTGAATCCATAGGTAGTTTAAATGCATCTAACACAAATGGTCGAACACTTATATGATTAAAGTTATGGTCTGTTTGAGGCAGAAAACAAATAGCCTACAATTGTTGAAAAAGACATATGTACTtataagcaaaataaatgtgtttattttttaataaaagatgtATATTCTCTTTTTATGTTCAGCCATCAAgacatattttgttctgttgtttatTAGGTATAGTTGACAATGTTGTGTCAACTAATGActtaaacattgttttgaaatgttggCTGAACTTTAGTCTCTGTTTGTGGAGTGAACTCAAAAATAGTGCTTGTGATAGCTTGCCTTGTTATTTTCAATTGACtcaactctttttttatttttacagtgaaacTCTTGAAAATACTATGCAACACAAATTGAAAACTTGATTATGTTAAGTTTCATGATTAATCTCAATCACGTACCTATGGTGTGAAGCAGATAAATTATAAACATGCATTCACATGACACATCTAGATGAATAAACAGACACTTAGATATGACCAAATATCAAGAATACAACTATACAATTGTCTCATAACTTTTTGCAATTTGCCTTGAGAGGTTTGTTCTTCTGAACTCCATGTAATTGTCTTGGCTGTTGGTTTGGGTTCAAGGCTGCATAAACAAAAGAGAGTTTCAAGGGTGAGACTGTGAAAATGTGTGCCTCCAGTCACTGATTGtgcaaacataacataaagCAATCCCATACACATTATTGCAACTCAAAGAAAAATTCTTATCATTCCTCCTGACTGATACTAAATGGTCTGTTTTGGAATGTGTTGAtatgtttagtgttttttagATCTGAGTTTGGGTTCATGAATGGGTTGAGCTATGTTCCCACCGATAAAGAGATTGATTGATCATGTTTTGCACTGAAATTGAGAATTGAACTTTTTGCTCTTAACTTGAAAGAAGCAGAGGTGGTTTGTGTTCTGTTGTGCCACTAAAACTGAATTTAATCTATGAATTCACcaaaatttattattttataaaaattttaAAACACCAGGAGTTTCAGTTTTAATATGTGCTAACACAGGTTAtggaaaaaagcattttgtgcTGATTTTGTGTCATATATTTGCTTTAATTAAGCAGATTTATAAtcctttatataaattaaaagatatatattattttactttttttggcGTTTCTTGTCACTTATTTTATGTGGAATTATGTTATACCcaaagcaaaaaaatacacTGAATTGACAACTTACGGAGGTTTAACTTTTTTGCAGTcgtaactttattttattttaaatatttaattcatttatcttctttttttgtttttcaaattctGATTGTAAATCATTAAAACATCATCTTAACCCATTGTGATCCAAGAACAATGTTCCTATGAAAACTCCTATATGATTTAAATTCAGATTTGGGATTCAATGTGAAGATGTTGCATCTCCAGACTTTAATTGCTGTCAGtttcatagatttttttattctttttgttgtttttgtttatcatCTGCGGCAAAACAGGGCCAATAAAGTATGTTTCTAAGTTACGAATGTATTTTTGTAAGCAAAGCAATATAACCCAGACGTTACCTCTACCCACAGACACAGCCATACAGACAGCAAGGAAGGTTCCCattagatttaaaaatgttgtcttgAAATAGCACagagctgttcaggtgtgtgatTATCATAAACGTGATAAATAAGTAGTGCCAACTTGAGCTCATAACTGCATACCTGATTGTGTGAACATGCCTGGGAGGTTGTTTGTGCTCAAATACAGGTCTTTTAAGGGTGACATTAACTCACCTCACATCTTCTTTGAACACTGCCTGGTAAAACTTAAAGAAAAAGTGCTAATTGAAGACATAGAGTTCGACTTAAGCTTGTATCAAAACTCTTGAAAGGAACAGTCTAAGTGTTTTTTCGCATGCAAGGATGGAACATATTTGGGTATTGTGGAGAGTAGTGGGTTTCTggatttttcatttgtctgtcgggaaaatttcctttcattttGGATAATAAAATGGTTCGCAACCTTGAAGTCATCTGACAAAAGATAAGTATGTGATCAAGTGTCAAATAGATTTTTGGACATTACAGTAACACATTTACATGACATACCTTTATGAattggcagaggcttttatctaaagtgatTTGAAATGCAGTCGACCttttattttatcagtatgtcCATTCCCTGAGGATGTAACCAAATACCTACCATGATAACAAAAATCCATACTAGCCTTGAGAATTAATCTATGGAGACACATTTTCAAAGTAGGAACATAGTTTCTGCAAAGTGTGAAAACATACTCTGCcattatttcttctaaataatttgaaaTTGGAGATGCGTAACCCAAAGCCTTGTATTTCCTTGTGGGTGTCAGACTAGAAAGGCTTGAAGATTTATATTCTGGTTAGATTGGGATTGCTAACTCTgatgtttttgtataatttgGAGGTTGCCCAGAGACAGTGAAGTTTCGAATTTCATGAGACACCAACCATTAGGCCCTAACTATATTCTTAAACAGATACTTTCAAGCATCTGCATGATAGTCATTTTTTAGAAAGCGTCGTTAAACGTCTTATTATAAAGCATTTGTGTTAGTGCTCGGTTATTTGAACGGTGATGGCTCTCTATAGATCAAATTCCTACACTTGTCACTATGCTGAAACATGCAGTACAAGGACCGTGATATCAGAATGCCTGTCTGAGTCGTGTAAACGCATGGATTGTGGTGGCAGCATTTAGTGGCTTTTCGCTAAAAAACAGGTCTGGTTTTGCTGCAAATGGGAAGGAAGGCGGGGGGACAGGAAGGGAACTGTGTTTGACACATGGGGAGCCCTAGATGCCTTGTCTTCAATTGCAGGAAAGGGAGGAGTGCATAACAGAATGAAGGGAAATGGTCAATGGATCACCAAATCAGCATCGTGGAGAGACATGTGGACACCCTAAGTCACaactttataaacaaaacatattttttgacaGGAACATTTTGAGTGTTGCAGATTCCCCTACAGGCTTTAATGTTTGTGAGATGTGTCATGATCATACCCGATTATTCCCAGAGGTTAAATCattctgtatgtctgtgtcaGAGAGGTAAACTGTGAGTCATGCTGAGCAGGGCTTTCTCTCGGTTGTTTTACTGCACTTTTggatgatgttgtgtttgggACAATGATGCCTATTCAGATTCGCTTTTAATGTCTGATTGTCATCTACGACTTTCACCATgactttaaagggatggttcacctaaaaatgaaaattctgtcatgaattaatcaccctctagttgttccaaacctgtataaatgtcattgtttggttgaaaacagagaaagatatttggacaaatgcttgtaaccgaacagttcttggacctcattgactaccaaagtaagaaaaatgacaatgttagtCAAAGTACCCCCAGAAGAGtttgctttcccacattcttcaaaagaccttcttttgtgttcaaaaataatatatttaaaataatacatttatagagatttggaacaacttgaaggtgagtaaatgatgatagctTTTTTGGAGGGGTTGGGTAAACTGTCCTTTAAACAAATGCACACACTAGCCTGAAGCTTTGCTGGttacaaaacactttaaatatgtCTCAATGTTAAATTTGATATTGAATTTacagaaattacaaaaaaatgacgGAAATGACTAAAGTAGTCAAACCTGGTCTTTACAAGGGGGCATCACAATATTTTTGTCAATATGGTGtatatacagttgtgctcaaaagttaGCACACCCCTTGCGGAATCTGGAAAAGCTGAAACgtttggaaaaataagaggatatttgaaaattaattatttttaatttagtcctgccATGAGGCaaattatttcactaaagacattttaacatggagttcacactaaagaataataacagaatttctaaaaatagcccTGGGCAAAAGTTTACACGCCCCTGAtacttaatactgtatgatgttacctaaacaatcaatgacagtttttatgtttagtcatagttgtttaagggtctCTAGACTGTCCACTGTTCTTCACAACAATCACTCAGGTCCTCCACGATCTtagctttttcagcatttctggatatttgactcatgtccagcagtaactgtatgatgttgagattcatctttttacattgaggacaatcaagagactcatacacattcagaaacattcagtgctgcccacaaagtcaacacaattcatttaaagtcaggtgggtgtaaacctctgaaatGTTATTTCTCTAcaatttctttagtgaaataacttgctcagtgcaggactaaattaaaaatacaccAATATTTTCCAAAATCCTCTTTTTGGAATCTGCTGAAACTGGAaaaagtttcagctttttccagattctgcaaggggtgtgtaaacttttgagcacaactgtactTTCATACACCCAGCATTAGTGGCTGTCAGTATATGTGATTCAGTAATCTGCTGATTGGTATTCAGAGCCGATCACACGATTGGGATTTATGCCATGCTAATTCCATCAAGCTTTAAAGTT harbors:
- the ing2 gene encoding inhibitor of growth protein 2 — protein: MLGHYPNVEKSQLVNYVEDYLECVESLPLDIQRNVSLLREIDTKYQEVLKEVDEIYEKYKKESDSAQRKRLQIQLQRALITSQELGDEKIHVVTQMMEVVENRSRQIEAHSPSFLEAGETERPVEKVRHDPATTSANVLPERSSARRPRRQRNSESRDTCHGANGALEDLGEEPTQQPREKKSKSAKKKKRSKAKQEREASPVEFTIDPNEPTYCLCEQVSYGEMIGCDNEQCPIEWFHFSCVGLTYKPKGKWYCPKCRGDNEKTMEKSADRAKKDRRSR